In a single window of the Papaver somniferum cultivar HN1 chromosome 8, ASM357369v1, whole genome shotgun sequence genome:
- the LOC113306826 gene encoding ankyrin repeat-containing protein NPR4-like, which translates to MTGNLADIWSHMRGVGFLYGFSVGSFRWCDFGSPNVFPEAKSFQYILYKTRQLLHLIMNMCKLELQWFVYVDVPISTNSNNIEDPENPAVTAESSPTSRTMTILYWLCQVPGIKHLYKQIYKQKLMHGQASSLVKGMFAQLNQMTTEAEEADFFENSGVLKTAIKFGTTELVEECLKEFPYLIWTKMMKNQTLIQMAIEERNEKILNLMCKISEEDKNELVSRKDKNGNGVLHYAAKLAPFRQLNLVSGAALQMQREMQWFKGVKNMVLKSERLVRNKDGLTAQSIFTTQHKDLMREGEKWMKDTAQSCMLVAALIATVVFAAAFTVPGGNFNNDESSNRGIPIFLNENSFMIFAIADALALFSSITSILMFLAILTSRYAEEDFLLSLPTKLILGLATLFFSIVTMMVAFGAALDIVLVHRLRWVPIPIVLFGFVHVTLFALLQFPLLVTMVSSTYWPHIFGKQSKHMFRLSNS; encoded by the exons ATGACAGGGAACCTAGCCGACATATGGAGTCACATGAGgggagtggggtttttgtacggATTTTCTGTTGGTAGTTTCAGGTGGTGTGATTTCGGAAGTCCCAATGTTTTTCCAGAAGCAAAATCCTTCCAGTATATTCTGTATAAAACTAGACAACTTTTACATCTTATAATGAATATGTGCAAACTGGAATTGCAGTGGTTTGTTTATGTGGACGTGCCAATTTCAACTAACAGTAACAATATAGAAGACCCGGAGAATCCAGCAGTGACAGCTGAATCCTCGCCAACAAGCCGAACCATGACCATACTCTATTGGCTATGCCAAG TCCCTGGTATCAAACATTTATACAAGCAAATATACAAACAAAAGTTGATGCATGGACAGGCCTCCAGTTTAGTTAAAGGTATGTTTGCACAACTTAATCAGATGACCACTGAGGCCGAGGAAGCAGATTTTTTTGAGAACTCTGGGGTATTGAAGACGGCTATAAAATTTGGGACGACTGAACTTGTAGAAGAGTGTCTAAAAGAATTTCCTTACCTAATCTGGACTAAAATGATGAAGAATCAAACACTAATCCAAATGGCAATTGAAGAACGAAATGAAAAGATTTTGAATCTCATGTGCAAGATTAGTGAGGAAGATAAGAACGAACTGGTTTCTAGAAAAGATAAGAATGGTAATGGGGTCTTGCACTATGCCGCCAAGTTAGCGCCTTTCCGTCAACTCAATTTAGTTTCAGGTGCAGCTCTGCAGATGCAACGAGAGATGCAGTGGTTTAAG GGTGTGAAAAATATGGTACTAAAATCGGAAAGATTGGTCAGAAATAAAGATGGGCTGACAGCCCAATCTATATTCACAACGCAACACAAGGACCTGATGAGGGAAGGAGAAAAATGGATGAAAGACACTGCTCAATCTTGCATGCTGGTGGCCGCCCTTATCGCTACAGTAGTATTTGCTGCAGCTTTTACTGTGCCCGGTGGAAATTTCAATAATGATGAAAGTAGTAATAGAGGCATCCCAATTTTCTTGAACGAAAATTCATTCATGATTTTCGCCATAGCAGATGCCTTGGCTCTATTTTCCTCGATCACATCCATTCTTATGTTCTTGGCCATTCTGACATCACGATACGCAGAAGAAGATTTCCTCCTTTCTTTACCAACAAAACTGATACTTGGTCTTGCAACTCTCTTTTTCTCTATAGTCACGATGATGGTAGCCTTTGGTGCAGCACTTGATATTGTGCTTGTGCATAGATTAAGGTGGGTTCCTATTCCTATAGTGCTATTTGGTTTCGTGCATGTTACTTTATTTGCATTACTGCAGTTTCCATTGTTGGTGACAATGGTCAGTTCTACTTATTGGCCTCACATCTTTGGTAAACAAAGCAAACATATGTTTCGTTTGTCTAATAGCTAA